From the Rhizomicrobium palustre genome, the window TCAGGTGACCCTGGGCCCCAAGGGCCGCAACGTCGTGATCGACAAGTCCTTCGGCGCTCCGCGCACCACCAAGGACGGCGTGTCGGTCGCCAAGGAAATCGAACTGGCCGACAAGTTCGAAAACATGGGCGCCCAGCTCGTCCGTGAAGTCGCCTCCAAGACCAACGACGCCGCCGGCGACGGCACCACGACCGCCACGGTTCTGGCCCGCGCCATCGTGCGTGAAGGCGCCAAGTCGGTTGCCGCCGGCCTGAACCCGATGGACCTGAAGCGCGGTATCGACAAGGCTGTTGAAGCCATCGTCGCCGACCTCAAGAAGCGCTCCAAGAAGGTCAAGTCGAACGACGAAATCGCCCAGGTTGGCACGATCTCTGCCAATGGCGACGAAACCGTCGGCAAGATGATCGCCGAAGCGATGGCCAAGGTTGGCAACGAAGGCGTGATCACCGTCGAAGAAGCCAAGAGCCAGGACACCGAGCTCGAAGTCGTCGAAGGCATGCAGTTCGACCGCGGCTACATCTCCCCCTACTTCGTCACCAATGCCGATAAGATGGTGGCCGAGCTGGATGAGCCCTACATCCTCATCCACGAGAAGAAGCTGGGCTCCTTGAAGGACCTGCTGCCGATCCTCGAATCCATCGTGCAGTCGGGCCGTCCGCTCCTCATCATTGCCGAGGAAGTCGAAGGCGAAGCCCTCGCCACCCTCGTCGTCAACAAGCTGCGTGGCGGCCTCAAGGTTGCTGCCGTGAAGGCTCCGGGCTTCGGCGACCGCCGCAAGGCCATGCTGGAAGACATCGCCATCGTCACCGGCGGCCAGGTCATCTCCGAAGACCTCGGCATCAAGCTGGAAAACGTGAAGCTGAACATGCTCGGCACCGCCAAGAAGGTTCGCATTACGAAGGACGACACCACCATCATCGACGGTTCGGGCCAGAAGAAGGACATCACCGCGCGTGTTGCCCAGATCAAGGCGCAGATCGAAGAGACCTCCTCCGACTACGACCGTGAGAAGCTCCAGGAACGTCTGGCGAAGCTCGCGGGCGGCGTGGCCGTGATCCGCATCGGTGGCGCCACCGAAGTGGAAGTGAAGGAGAAGAAGGACCGCGTCGATGACGCCCTCAACGCGACCAAGGCCGCGGTTGAAGAAGGCATCGTCCCCGGCGGCGGCACTGCCCTCCTTTATGCGACGAAGGCCCTTGCCAACGTGACCGGCGACAACGAAGACCAGAATGTCGGCGTTGCCATCATCAAGAAGGCGATCCAGGCCCCGATCCGTCAGATCGTCGAGAACACCGGCGTGGAAGCCTCCATCGTCGTCGGCAAGCTGCTTGAGCAGAAGTCCTCGACCTATGGCTACAACGCCCAGGCCGAACAGTATGTCGACCTGATCGAAGCCGGCATCGTCGACCCGACGAAGGTCGTGCGCGTTGCTCTGCAGAACGCCGCTTCGGTTGCCTCGCTGATGATCACGACGGAAGCCATGATCACCGACCGTCCGAAGAAAGACGCAGCCCCGTCGATGCCCGGCGGTGGCGGCATGGGCGGCATGGGCGATATGGATTTCTAATCCATCCGTTCATACGGAATGCGGAAAGCCCCGGAGGAAACTCCGGGGCTTTTTGTTTGGCCCCCTGCCGTGGCGGTTCAACACACCCTATACAACATCGCGGTTTCACCGCACGGCGTTGACTGGCCTCTACGAAGTACGGCGTTCAGATCCGAAAAGCGCCAAGGTCAATGATGGCCGAATGTCTCTCGCAAAGATCACATTTGCACTATCATCCGGATGCGTTAACTGACTTCATATTTCGAGCAGCGTATGAGACCCTACCGCAAGCGGGTGTGGAGGGAATGTGGAAGCGCTGATCATTGGGGAAGATACGGCTTGGCCGATTCCCGCGCTGCTCGCCCGGGCCGGATTTGCCGTGGACGCGCTGATGACCACGCCAGCCATCCAGAACAGCCGCTTTGTCCGCAACGTCCATATCACCAGCGGCACGCGTCTGCCCGACCAAGCAGATCAATTGATCCGTACTCGCGGCAAACCCTATGACCTCACGGTGGCGAGCGAAGATTTTACTCTGTGGCGCATTGCCGAATGGGAACGGCACCGCGGCCGTGTCTCTCACTGCCTGCCACTGGTCCCGGGCGCGGATCGGCGCGTTATCCACTCCAAGATCGGTCTCTCTCATGCGCTGACGGATGCCGGCGTGCCAACACCGCCCTTCGCGCTTGCGCAAGATTGGGAGGGCGCCCAGCGCGCCGCACGGCGCCTCGGCTACCCTGTGCTTTTGAAGAAAGACTGTTC encodes:
- the groL gene encoding chaperonin GroEL (60 kDa chaperone family; promotes refolding of misfolded polypeptides especially under stressful conditions; forms two stacked rings of heptamers to form a barrel-shaped 14mer; ends can be capped by GroES; misfolded proteins enter the barrel where they are refolded when GroES binds) codes for the protein MAAKDVKFGADAREKMLRGVDILADAVQVTLGPKGRNVVIDKSFGAPRTTKDGVSVAKEIELADKFENMGAQLVREVASKTNDAAGDGTTTATVLARAIVREGAKSVAAGLNPMDLKRGIDKAVEAIVADLKKRSKKVKSNDEIAQVGTISANGDETVGKMIAEAMAKVGNEGVITVEEAKSQDTELEVVEGMQFDRGYISPYFVTNADKMVAELDEPYILIHEKKLGSLKDLLPILESIVQSGRPLLIIAEEVEGEALATLVVNKLRGGLKVAAVKAPGFGDRRKAMLEDIAIVTGGQVISEDLGIKLENVKLNMLGTAKKVRITKDDTTIIDGSGQKKDITARVAQIKAQIEETSSDYDREKLQERLAKLAGGVAVIRIGGATEVEVKEKKDRVDDALNATKAAVEEGIVPGGGTALLYATKALANVTGDNEDQNVGVAIIKKAIQAPIRQIVENTGVEASIVVGKLLEQKSSTYGYNAQAEQYVDLIEAGIVDPTKVVRVALQNAASVASLMITTEAMITDRPKKDAAPSMPGGGGMGGMGDMDF